A genomic window from Brevibacillus agri includes:
- the fhuB gene encoding Fe(3+)-hydroxamate ABC transporter permease FhuB — translation MSLAKRESDAPSGIHQAPSSSREGLRPLWMLLGGLVLLVLLTFVSLTQGLADISVRTVIEAILSPQDIADHQMIHGVRLPRTVMGLLSGAALAVAGAMMQTVTRNPLASETTLGVNAGAYLFVVFGMVFWPAILHQYPLPFAMAGGILAAAAVYYMAGGRKGTPVRVALSGMIVTLVFSSLTSAIILFNEETTQGIFIWGSGSLKQNDWTGVQFSWPLILLGVAASCLMARQLDVLSFNEETAQSLGQKVGKTRLIAMLIAILITCVSVSVVGPIGFIGLVAPHLVRLSGLTRHIWLLPISAIWGAALLVVSDTISRTFINAYGELPAGAITAAIGGPWLIWLAMRVSRKLSGGTGSGAQTSMSVGGWQRKVPYPIVVVILCVLLVLVWMSGLAIGNLYLPWAEIIAVFMGQGNEMYSQLLFELRMPRLLTAMLAGVALAISGSLMQSAVRNPLADPQIVGVTSGASVGAILLLLVFPQFSAWMPLGAMLGGIVSATIVYAVSWRRGLNPIILTLVGIAVAAAGAAFINILIVKAQLLAAPALAWMAGSTYGRGWTEISRLLPAILVLTPLAWWLGRRVDLLAFNDESSIGLGLQVRRTRLAVAVIAVLLASAAVASVGAVGFIGLLAPHAARLLVGAHHRRAVVVSALLGAVLLAASDLLGRVVMIPKDIPSGIVVALLGAPYLFLLMFRAAKVRQS, via the coding sequence ATGAGTCTGGCCAAGCGTGAAAGCGATGCCCCAAGCGGCATCCATCAAGCCCCTTCTTCTTCAAGAGAAGGCTTGAGGCCGTTATGGATGCTGCTTGGCGGCCTCGTGCTTCTGGTGTTGCTCACATTTGTCAGCCTGACACAAGGACTGGCTGACATCTCGGTACGTACCGTGATCGAAGCGATCCTCTCCCCACAAGATATTGCCGACCATCAGATGATTCACGGCGTCCGTCTGCCGAGAACGGTGATGGGGCTCTTATCCGGCGCGGCTTTGGCGGTTGCGGGAGCGATGATGCAGACCGTGACGCGAAATCCGCTTGCTTCGGAAACGACGCTGGGCGTAAATGCCGGAGCCTATTTGTTTGTCGTTTTCGGAATGGTTTTTTGGCCGGCGATCCTGCACCAGTACCCGCTGCCATTTGCCATGGCGGGAGGGATACTGGCTGCTGCTGCCGTTTACTACATGGCGGGTGGGCGAAAAGGAACGCCCGTGCGCGTAGCTTTGTCCGGGATGATCGTTACCCTGGTGTTTTCTTCGCTGACCAGTGCCATTATTTTGTTTAATGAAGAAACGACACAGGGCATCTTCATCTGGGGTTCAGGCTCGTTGAAGCAAAACGACTGGACAGGGGTGCAGTTCAGTTGGCCGCTGATATTGCTCGGGGTGGCAGCGAGCTGCCTGATGGCCAGACAGCTTGACGTGCTCAGCTTTAACGAAGAAACAGCGCAGTCGCTTGGGCAAAAGGTCGGCAAAACGCGCCTGATCGCCATGCTCATCGCGATTTTGATTACGTGTGTCAGCGTCAGCGTAGTCGGGCCGATCGGCTTTATCGGGCTGGTGGCACCGCATCTGGTGCGGCTCAGCGGGCTGACAAGACACATCTGGCTTTTGCCGATCAGTGCGATCTGGGGGGCGGCGCTGCTCGTTGTCTCTGACACGATCTCACGCACGTTTATCAATGCGTACGGCGAGCTGCCTGCAGGTGCGATTACGGCGGCGATTGGCGGGCCGTGGCTGATCTGGCTGGCGATGCGGGTATCCCGCAAGCTGAGCGGAGGCACAGGCTCCGGGGCGCAGACCTCGATGAGCGTAGGCGGCTGGCAGCGCAAAGTTCCGTATCCGATCGTCGTCGTCATCTTGTGCGTGCTGCTCGTCCTCGTCTGGATGTCCGGCCTGGCAATCGGGAATCTGTATTTGCCTTGGGCGGAAATCATCGCCGTTTTCATGGGACAAGGAAACGAGATGTACAGCCAGCTTCTGTTCGAGCTGCGGATGCCGCGGCTTTTGACCGCGATGCTGGCGGGAGTGGCCTTGGCGATCAGCGGTAGCCTCATGCAAAGCGCCGTGCGCAACCCGCTCGCTGATCCGCAAATCGTCGGGGTGACCAGCGGTGCGAGCGTGGGAGCCATCCTGCTGCTGCTCGTGTTCCCGCAGTTTTCCGCGTGGATGCCGCTGGGAGCCATGCTCGGAGGGATTGTCTCTGCCACGATTGTGTACGCCGTTTCGTGGCGGAGGGGCTTGAACCCGATCATTCTCACTCTGGTCGGGATCGCGGTTGCCGCAGCAGGCGCCGCTTTTATCAATATTTTGATCGTAAAAGCACAGCTTTTGGCTGCACCGGCGCTCGCCTGGATGGCAGGCAGCACATACGGACGCGGCTGGACGGAAATAAGCCGACTGCTGCCCGCGATCCTCGTGCTGACTCCGCTCGCCTGGTGGCTGGGACGCCGCGTGGACCTGCTCGCCTTTAACGATGAAAGCTCGATTGGCTTGGGCTTGCAAGTTCGCCGGACGCGACTCGCTGTAGCGGTCATTGCGGTGCTGCTCGCTTCGGCGGCTGTTGCCAGCGTCGGGGCTGTAGGGTTTATCGGCTTGCTCGCGCCGCATGCGGCACGCTTGCTGGTCGGGGCTCACCACCGCAGGGCAGTCGTCGTCTCCGCGCTGTTGGGCGCGGTCTTGCTGGCCGCCTCCGACTTGCTCGGGAGAGTCGTGATGATTCCAAAAGACATCCCGTCAGGCATCGTGGTTGCGCTGTTGGGTGCGCCGTATTTGTTCCTGCTGATGTTCCGTGCGGCAAAAGTACGACAATCGTAG